A single Filimonas effusa DNA region contains:
- a CDS encoding NPCBM/NEW2 domain-containing protein: MKKSVLRRLNVLAGLVIISAMICAQQPAAQTVWLDQLDLSAATQGYGVPGKNQTIDRKPITIAGKTFQRGFGTHAVSSLSVLLDGKASSFSAFVGVDDEVTGHDPAVAFELYGDGKKLWSSGIMRLGDAAKACNVVLTGVKKLELVVTDGGNGNYYDHADWADAKFETTGATSFTTYNPIASTPYILTPKAPSSPRINGAAVFGVRPGSPFQFRIAATGDRPMSFSVSGLPNGLKLDSKTGIITGSLSKKGTYFVTLGAKNAKGKADKKLKIVCGDKIALTPPMGWNSWNCFAGEVSADKVKRATEAMVKSGLVNHGWTYINIDDFWQNHRDSKDSSLRGKLRDEAGHIVPNTRFGDMKGLADYVHNAGLKIGIYSSPGPWTCGGCAGSYGYEKQDAEKYAEWGFDYLKYDWCSYGGVINGMTDNDPYKVSSLSYKGGNELNTAVKPFKLMGEYLKQQPRDIVFSLCQYGMSDVWKWGDSVDGSCWRTTNDITDTWTSVKNIALEQDKAAAWAKPGNWNDPDMLVVGTVGWGNPHPSKLKPDEQYLHISLWSLFSAPLLIGCDMEQLDEFTLNLLTNDEVIAVDQDPLGKQATCKQTIGDLRIYVKEMEDGSRAVGFCNFGLEPVKFDYKDFPKLGINGNQQVRDLWRQKNIAQINTASKALPISVPAHGVLLYKFSAVNK, translated from the coding sequence ATGAAAAAATCAGTTCTTCGAAGACTCAACGTACTTGCAGGATTAGTTATCATTTCTGCCATGATTTGCGCGCAGCAACCTGCCGCCCAAACGGTATGGCTGGATCAACTGGATCTCAGCGCTGCCACACAGGGTTATGGTGTACCTGGTAAAAATCAAACTATAGATCGCAAACCTATTACCATTGCAGGCAAGACCTTCCAGCGTGGATTTGGCACGCATGCAGTGAGTTCGTTATCCGTGCTACTGGATGGGAAAGCCAGTTCATTTTCAGCATTTGTGGGTGTAGATGATGAGGTAACCGGCCATGATCCTGCTGTAGCGTTTGAATTATATGGCGACGGAAAAAAGTTGTGGTCGAGCGGTATTATGCGTTTGGGTGATGCAGCCAAGGCCTGTAACGTAGTACTTACGGGCGTCAAAAAGCTGGAACTGGTTGTAACCGACGGAGGCAATGGCAATTATTATGATCATGCCGATTGGGCTGATGCGAAATTTGAGACTACCGGCGCCACTAGCTTTACCACTTACAATCCTATAGCAAGTACGCCATATATACTTACCCCTAAAGCACCGTCAAGTCCGAGAATTAATGGCGCCGCTGTATTTGGCGTACGGCCTGGTTCTCCTTTTCAATTCCGCATCGCGGCAACTGGTGACCGCCCAATGAGCTTTTCTGTAAGCGGGCTACCTAACGGGCTAAAACTAGATAGTAAAACCGGTATTATCACCGGGTCACTATCCAAAAAAGGGACCTATTTTGTTACACTTGGCGCGAAGAATGCAAAAGGCAAAGCCGATAAAAAACTCAAAATCGTTTGCGGTGACAAGATTGCACTAACGCCTCCTATGGGCTGGAACAGCTGGAACTGTTTTGCCGGTGAAGTATCGGCAGATAAGGTAAAACGGGCAACTGAAGCCATGGTAAAAAGCGGGCTTGTGAATCATGGATGGACTTATATCAACATTGACGATTTCTGGCAGAATCACCGCGATTCGAAAGATTCCTCGCTTCGTGGCAAATTGCGTGACGAGGCAGGGCATATCGTCCCCAATACACGGTTTGGCGATATGAAAGGGTTGGCGGATTATGTACACAATGCCGGCCTTAAAATAGGTATTTATTCCAGTCCCGGCCCGTGGACATGTGGCGGTTGTGCAGGCAGTTACGGCTATGAAAAACAAGACGCTGAAAAATATGCGGAATGGGGTTTCGATTATCTAAAATATGACTGGTGCAGTTATGGCGGGGTGATTAACGGCATGACAGACAACGATCCTTATAAAGTATCTTCTTTGTCTTATAAAGGGGGAAACGAACTGAATACAGCGGTTAAGCCCTTTAAGCTTATGGGAGAATACCTGAAACAACAACCACGTGATATAGTGTTCAGCCTTTGCCAATATGGAATGTCTGATGTATGGAAATGGGGCGATTCAGTAGATGGCAGCTGCTGGCGTACTACGAACGATATTACCGACACCTGGACAAGTGTAAAAAATATAGCACTTGAACAAGACAAGGCAGCGGCATGGGCCAAACCCGGCAACTGGAACGACCCCGATATGCTTGTAGTAGGTACAGTAGGCTGGGGCAATCCTCATCCCAGCAAGCTGAAGCCCGATGAACAGTACCTGCACATCAGCCTTTGGAGTCTGTTCTCTGCACCATTGCTTATTGGTTGCGACATGGAGCAACTGGATGAGTTTACATTGAACCTGTTGACAAACGATGAAGTAATTGCGGTAGACCAAGACCCGTTGGGCAAACAAGCTACCTGTAAGCAGACAATAGGTGATTTACGCATATATGTAAAGGAAATGGAAGACGGCAGTCGTGCTGTAGGGTTCTGCAACTTTGGCCTAGAGCCTGTTAAATTTGATTATAAAGATTTTCCTAAGCTGGGCATCAATGGCAATCAGCAAGTAAGGGATCTCTGGCGTCAAAAGAACATTGCACAAATTAACACAGCGAGTAAAGCACTTCCTATTTCTGTTCCGGCACATGGCGTTTTACTTTATAAGTTCTCGGCTGTTAATAAGTAA
- a CDS encoding glycoside hydrolase family 31 protein, whose product MKQKILFLACVVPVLLYGQQYQKHTVTKDKVSIQLPEGILSLIPVSNKAIRVQWEKDLRSEAHEFVFEKTPPSVAFTCSETAGTIQLKTNAVFVTFHKKNGVISFSDKNGKVLLSETAGSRTLIADTISGNGCYIATQGFATQPDEYLFGLGQFQDGHYNLKNITRKLTQVNTQIAIPFLYSSKGYGILWHQYGLTYFNPADNDIILQKRETASSDKSEVEVTTTAGTQRVSQQQAAYTGKFSISQTGDYSLMLDLGDMDNRHLVIVDGITCIDQSNLWLPPAASKLVRLSAGEHTVQVVCKATNTPHLSLRPASDTTVFRSPHAKSLDYIVFVGKDADEVIADYRNLSGNVPMLPLWAYGFWQCRERYTSGQHLVETVKEFRKKRLPMDVIVQDWQYWGKYGWGVPKFDEANYPEPEKFIQQLHEHHARLSVSVWENLDKKSEVAKPYITQNLYIPNSPWIDIYNPLAGKTHWNALNSNLFSKGVDSWWMDATEPENDALAGKQTYFGPGYFYRLTYPLFVSKAVYEGQRTTDAGKRVAILTRSAFAGQQRYGTINWSGDIGWSWDTYKRQIVAGLNYSLTGMPYWTTDIGGFFRPGRSQYSDPAYHEILTRWFQWGTFNSIFRMHGYQSETEPWKYGDTVEANMRTMLDLRYRLLPYIYSEAWQVHEKGSTIMRPLVMDFAYDKNAVAQAYEYMFGKSLLVAPVTAPGVKQWRVYLPEGQPWYDFWTGKRINGGQTISATAPADKIPLFAKAGAIIPMGKFMQYTSEKTMDTVEIRIYTGADGHFSLYSDEGDNYNYEKGKHALISMKWNDKQQTLHIDKRQGSYNGMLKKQVFHIVCVNELQGHGLNLIDKNIKTTVEYTGEAISMRLPFSRKDHL is encoded by the coding sequence ATGAAACAGAAAATTTTATTCCTGGCATGTGTAGTTCCTGTTTTACTATATGGTCAACAATACCAGAAACATACAGTAACAAAAGATAAAGTATCGATACAATTACCGGAAGGAATCTTAAGCTTAATACCAGTTTCAAATAAAGCGATAAGAGTACAATGGGAGAAGGATTTGCGTAGCGAGGCGCATGAGTTTGTATTTGAAAAAACACCGCCTTCCGTTGCATTTACCTGTTCCGAGACAGCCGGCACCATTCAATTAAAGACAAATGCCGTGTTTGTCACCTTTCATAAAAAAAATGGCGTTATCAGTTTCAGTGATAAAAACGGGAAAGTTCTGCTAAGTGAAACCGCAGGCAGCAGAACACTTATTGCAGATACTATTTCAGGCAATGGCTGTTATATAGCAACACAAGGCTTTGCCACGCAACCTGACGAATACCTCTTTGGCCTGGGACAGTTCCAGGACGGGCACTATAACCTGAAAAACATTACGCGTAAACTCACCCAGGTAAATACCCAAATAGCCATACCATTTTTGTACTCCAGCAAAGGATATGGTATTTTATGGCATCAATACGGGCTCACCTACTTCAATCCTGCAGATAATGATATTATATTGCAAAAACGCGAAACAGCTTCTTCAGATAAGAGCGAGGTGGAAGTAACCACTACTGCGGGTACCCAACGCGTATCGCAACAGCAAGCTGCGTACACAGGCAAATTTTCAATCAGCCAAACCGGGGACTATTCTCTTATGCTGGACCTGGGCGACATGGATAACCGCCACCTGGTAATCGTTGACGGCATTACCTGTATAGACCAATCCAATCTATGGCTGCCTCCTGCTGCCAGCAAGCTGGTAAGGCTTAGCGCAGGAGAGCATACGGTACAGGTGGTTTGTAAGGCTACCAACACTCCCCATTTATCATTGCGACCGGCGAGCGACACTACTGTATTCCGCTCCCCTCATGCAAAGTCGTTAGATTATATTGTATTCGTGGGTAAAGACGCTGATGAGGTTATTGCAGATTACAGAAACCTTTCGGGAAACGTGCCAATGCTGCCTTTATGGGCCTATGGTTTCTGGCAATGCCGGGAACGTTATACCTCCGGGCAACACCTTGTTGAGACAGTAAAAGAATTTCGTAAAAAACGTTTACCCATGGATGTGATTGTACAAGACTGGCAATATTGGGGTAAATACGGCTGGGGGGTACCTAAATTTGACGAAGCGAACTATCCCGAGCCGGAGAAATTTATACAGCAGCTCCACGAGCATCATGCAAGACTTTCCGTTTCCGTATGGGAAAACCTTGACAAAAAATCGGAAGTGGCTAAACCCTATATCACACAAAACCTGTATATACCCAATTCACCCTGGATAGACATTTACAACCCTTTAGCAGGAAAAACACATTGGAATGCCCTTAACAGTAACCTATTCAGCAAGGGAGTGGACAGTTGGTGGATGGACGCCACGGAGCCTGAAAACGATGCACTGGCCGGCAAGCAAACCTATTTCGGTCCCGGTTATTTTTACCGGCTCACCTATCCCCTGTTTGTAAGTAAAGCAGTGTATGAAGGACAGCGCACTACAGATGCAGGTAAAAGAGTGGCAATATTGACACGCTCGGCATTTGCCGGCCAGCAGCGTTATGGCACTATCAACTGGAGTGGTGATATAGGCTGGAGCTGGGACACTTATAAACGGCAGATTGTTGCCGGGTTAAATTATAGCCTGACGGGTATGCCTTACTGGACGACAGATATTGGTGGTTTTTTCCGTCCCGGACGCAGTCAGTATAGTGATCCTGCCTATCATGAAATACTTACCCGCTGGTTTCAGTGGGGAACATTTAATTCCATCTTCCGTATGCACGGTTATCAAAGTGAAACAGAGCCATGGAAATATGGAGATACAGTGGAAGCGAATATGCGAACCATGCTCGATTTGCGTTATCGCCTGTTGCCTTACATTTATTCGGAAGCCTGGCAGGTACATGAAAAAGGCTCTACGATTATGCGGCCTCTGGTAATGGACTTCGCCTACGATAAAAATGCGGTGGCGCAGGCATATGAATATATGTTTGGCAAATCATTACTGGTAGCTCCTGTTACCGCTCCGGGAGTAAAACAATGGCGTGTGTATTTACCTGAAGGACAGCCTTGGTATGACTTCTGGACAGGCAAGCGTATCAATGGAGGACAAACCATTTCCGCAACTGCTCCTGCTGATAAAATTCCCCTTTTTGCAAAAGCAGGCGCTATTATTCCTATGGGAAAATTCATGCAATACACTTCAGAAAAGACAATGGATACGGTTGAAATAAGAATTTATACGGGCGCTGACGGCCATTTCAGCTTGTATAGTGATGAAGGAGATAATTATAACTATGAAAAAGGGAAGCATGCACTTATCTCGATGAAATGGAATGACAAACAGCAAACTTTGCATATTGACAAACGCCAGGGTAGTTATAACGGGATGCTGAAGAAGCAGGTATTCCACATCGTTTGTGTGAACGAATTACAGGGGCATGGATTAAACCTCATCGATAAAAACATAAAAACAACAGTTGAATATACAGGCGAAGCTATCAGCATGCGACTACCCTTTTCCAGAAAAGATCATTTATAG
- a CDS encoding family 43 glycosylhydrolase, producing MKISLSSLIVLFICLAKITGSHAQNPIIQTIYTADPAPMVYKDTLFLYTSHDEDKSTWFVMKDWHVYSTTDMVNWTHHGSPLSLKTFKWADKDAWAGQCIHRNGKFYWYVPVNARGKGMSIGVAVSDKATGPFTDALGAPLITGGWGYIDPSVFIDDDGQAYLYWGNPHLYYVKLNGDMTSYDQTTGIVQVPLTDEAFKLRILHAHHTFAWAASIDGLASHSVKSETDNKYYWYVSAIDKSTHKKVIGVAVGDKAIGPFTDVLGKPLITENCSDGNINPTVIVDETKQPWLTWGNSALWHVKLNPDMLSYDNTIGVQPIAADKKEVFANKIRGAVNSTEKRFTTYEEGPWLYKRNKLYYLFYPAGGVPEHLAYSTSPTAAGPWTYRDTVMDIIKKGGAFTNHPGVVDYKGKTYLFYHNGALAGGGGFNRSVCVDELQIKADGTIARVIPTPGISKGVGNINPFICQEAETIAWAEGVETAFNDNNVGYVTDIRDGGYVKVRNVDFKKGAQQFQANVASESQGGVIEIRLDSVGGPIAGICKVVNTGGAQNWQNVSTSIKKISGRHDIYFVFKGNGGTLFNFDWWKFEAR from the coding sequence ATGAAAATATCTCTTTCCAGCCTTATTGTGCTATTCATATGCCTGGCCAAAATAACCGGCAGCCATGCACAAAATCCTATTATCCAAACTATTTATACGGCGGATCCTGCTCCAATGGTGTACAAGGACACATTGTTTTTGTACACCAGCCATGACGAGGACAAATCGACCTGGTTTGTCATGAAAGACTGGCATGTGTATTCCACCACCGACATGGTCAACTGGACGCACCATGGTTCGCCGTTATCACTTAAAACATTTAAATGGGCTGATAAGGATGCCTGGGCGGGCCAGTGTATTCATCGTAACGGCAAATTCTACTGGTATGTACCTGTGAATGCCAGAGGTAAGGGCATGTCTATCGGCGTAGCGGTATCAGACAAGGCGACCGGTCCGTTTACAGACGCCCTGGGAGCGCCACTTATCACCGGAGGCTGGGGATATATTGACCCGAGTGTGTTTATAGATGATGACGGCCAGGCTTACCTATATTGGGGTAACCCGCACCTGTATTATGTGAAACTTAATGGAGACATGACGTCTTACGATCAAACAACAGGTATTGTACAGGTTCCATTAACAGACGAGGCATTCAAACTACGTATCCTTCATGCACACCATACATTTGCCTGGGCAGCATCGATAGATGGGCTGGCTTCTCATAGCGTAAAAAGCGAGACTGATAATAAATACTACTGGTATGTAAGCGCTATCGATAAAAGTACGCACAAAAAAGTAATTGGCGTAGCGGTTGGAGACAAGGCTATCGGGCCATTTACCGACGTACTGGGCAAACCACTAATCACGGAAAATTGCAGCGATGGCAATATCAATCCAACTGTTATTGTAGACGAGACAAAACAACCATGGTTAACCTGGGGTAATTCAGCGCTTTGGCATGTGAAGCTTAACCCCGATATGTTATCTTATGACAATACTATTGGCGTACAACCTATTGCCGCCGATAAAAAGGAAGTTTTCGCCAACAAGATACGCGGCGCGGTTAATAGTACAGAAAAGCGGTTTACCACTTATGAAGAAGGCCCGTGGCTGTATAAACGCAACAAATTATACTATCTTTTTTACCCAGCGGGTGGTGTGCCCGAACATTTAGCTTATAGCACCAGCCCAACAGCTGCCGGTCCCTGGACTTACCGGGATACGGTAATGGATATAATCAAAAAGGGAGGCGCCTTCACCAATCATCCTGGCGTAGTGGACTACAAGGGCAAAACGTACTTGTTTTATCACAATGGGGCGCTGGCCGGCGGCGGCGGTTTTAACCGGTCGGTTTGCGTAGACGAACTTCAAATCAAGGCAGATGGCACCATAGCGAGGGTAATACCTACACCTGGTATTTCAAAAGGCGTTGGCAATATAAATCCGTTTATATGCCAGGAAGCGGAAACCATTGCGTGGGCAGAAGGAGTAGAAACAGCCTTCAATGATAATAATGTAGGATATGTAACCGACATTCGCGATGGAGGCTATGTTAAAGTACGCAATGTCGACTTCAAAAAAGGGGCACAACAATTTCAAGCGAACGTGGCTTCGGAATCACAAGGCGGTGTTATTGAGATTCGTTTAGATAGTGTCGGCGGCCCCATTGCGGGCATATGCAAGGTAGTTAATACGGGGGGAGCGCAAAACTGGCAAAACGTATCTACCTCCATTAAAAAAATAAGTGGCCGTCATGATATCTATTTCGTTTTTAAAGGCAACGGCGGCACCTTATTCAATTTCGACTGGTGGAAGTTCGAAGCCCGGTAA
- a CDS encoding glycoside hydrolase family 97 protein yields the protein MKASTIIRSIAIVVITLLMFGAKAQQLTVSSPNQKISVSLVNLQNAGTGEWYLKIAYAGSNNKTTEAISRIDLGLVLNNQDYAKELHFVSSTKPVLIREQYTALHGKKSQRSNLGNEAAFAFENKSKSRLNLLLRVYNDGVAFRYALPGKQGSYTVNDELTSFTISPETTRWMEKWNPANEGLYTAMSNDKVQQQEWCYPALFNTGDSSCWFLLHESDVNRNYCGSKLSNTADKSKYKVTFPDPKDGRGKGEALPTISLPWQSPWRVIIMGSLADVVASTLVEDVAPASSLQKTDWIKPGLVSWNYWSDNHGTKDFKTVCHFTDLAAAMKWPYTLFDWEWDAMGNGGNLEDAIKYSLSKGIKPLIWYNSGGDHTWVSATPKDRMLTHENRVAEFTKLRQLGVAGVKIDFFESEKQDMIRYYLDILEDAAQFEIMVYFHGCIVPRGWSRTYPHLMTYEAVRGAEWYNNGPEFTFTAPEHNTILPFTRNVVGPMDYTPVTFTNSQFPHLTSYGHELALSVLFESSLQHLADRPEGYYDLPDAPKSFLKEIPTCWDETKLIDGYPGKDVTIARRKENNWYIGGINAEIREKRKTIPLSFLTSGKKYKLTLLADGNHDKDFKTSYSVVDSNSTFPVKLLRRGGFAALLTLVQ from the coding sequence ATGAAAGCAAGTACTATCATCCGGAGTATAGCCATAGTTGTAATAACATTGTTGATGTTTGGGGCAAAAGCTCAGCAACTAACTGTATCATCGCCGAATCAAAAGATCAGCGTATCACTGGTTAATTTACAAAATGCGGGTACAGGCGAATGGTATCTGAAGATCGCTTATGCAGGTAGTAATAATAAAACCACTGAAGCCATTTCCAGAATTGACCTGGGCTTGGTACTAAACAACCAGGATTATGCAAAAGAGCTGCATTTCGTTTCTTCCACAAAACCGGTATTGATACGCGAGCAATACACAGCCTTACATGGTAAAAAATCACAACGTAGCAACCTTGGAAACGAAGCAGCGTTTGCTTTTGAAAACAAAAGCAAGAGCAGACTCAACTTGCTGCTGCGGGTATATAACGACGGGGTTGCATTCAGGTACGCGCTGCCAGGCAAACAGGGTTCCTATACGGTAAATGACGAGCTAACGTCGTTTACCATTTCACCTGAAACAACCCGCTGGATGGAAAAGTGGAATCCTGCCAATGAAGGACTTTACACCGCCATGAGCAACGATAAAGTACAGCAACAGGAATGGTGTTATCCTGCACTTTTCAATACAGGAGATAGTAGCTGCTGGTTTTTATTACACGAATCGGATGTTAACCGTAATTACTGCGGTTCCAAGCTGAGCAATACAGCCGATAAATCGAAGTATAAGGTCACCTTTCCCGATCCTAAAGACGGAAGAGGCAAGGGAGAAGCATTACCCACCATCAGTTTGCCCTGGCAATCGCCCTGGCGCGTCATCATTATGGGGAGCCTGGCTGATGTGGTAGCATCTACACTGGTAGAGGATGTAGCACCGGCATCAAGCCTGCAGAAGACTGATTGGATTAAACCAGGGCTGGTATCGTGGAATTATTGGTCGGATAACCATGGCACCAAAGATTTCAAGACCGTATGCCATTTTACAGATCTTGCTGCCGCCATGAAATGGCCTTATACGTTATTTGACTGGGAGTGGGATGCGATGGGCAATGGTGGCAACCTGGAAGACGCCATAAAGTATTCACTTTCCAAGGGAATAAAGCCTCTTATATGGTATAATTCCGGCGGAGACCATACGTGGGTGTCTGCCACACCTAAAGACAGGATGCTAACGCATGAGAACCGTGTAGCAGAATTTACAAAACTCAGGCAGTTGGGTGTGGCTGGCGTAAAGATAGATTTCTTTGAAAGTGAAAAGCAGGATATGATCAGGTATTACCTGGACATACTGGAAGATGCCGCCCAGTTTGAGATAATGGTTTATTTCCATGGATGTATCGTTCCCCGTGGCTGGTCAAGGACTTATCCTCACCTGATGACTTACGAAGCGGTAAGAGGTGCTGAATGGTATAACAACGGACCTGAGTTTACGTTCACTGCACCTGAACACAATACCATTCTGCCCTTTACGCGCAATGTAGTAGGCCCTATGGATTATACCCCTGTAACTTTTACCAACTCACAATTCCCGCATCTTACCTCGTATGGTCATGAGCTGGCATTAAGCGTACTATTTGAATCGTCGCTACAGCACCTGGCAGACCGTCCTGAAGGTTACTATGACTTACCGGATGCGCCTAAATCTTTTTTAAAAGAGATACCAACCTGCTGGGACGAAACCAAGCTTATAGATGGCTATCCTGGTAAGGATGTCACTATTGCCAGGAGAAAAGAGAACAACTGGTATATAGGCGGCATTAATGCAGAGATACGAGAGAAGAGAAAGACGATACCGCTCAGCTTTTTAACCAGCGGAAAAAAATACAAGTTAACCTTACTTGCAGATGGCAACCACGACAAAGACTTCAAGACCAGTTATAGTGTTGTTGACAGCAACAGTACGTTTCCGGTAAAGTTACTACGGAGAGGCGGATTTGCCGCCTTACTTACCCTTGTTCAATAA
- the xyl3A gene encoding xylan 1,4-beta-xylosidase, translating into MKERSMKWMQYGWAGFLLLSIAATGQQYRYQNPALKPNERAADLIPRLTLEEKAILMMDESDAIPRLGIKRFSWWSEALHGLANNDSVTVFPEPIGMAASFDDSLVYQIFDAASDETRAKYHHALRNGKTSKRFLGLSVWTPNINIFRDPRWGRGQETYGEDPYLTSRMGVAVVKGLQGPADAKYRKLLACAKHFAVHSGPEWSRHELNLNNVSPRDLWDTYLPAFKSLVQEAEVRQVMCAYQRLDDEPCCGNSRLLQTILREQWKFPYLVVSDCGAITDFYSSHKVSSNAVQAASKGVLAGTDVECVWEGYAFANIPDAVARGLITVAEVDKHLMRILAARFELGDMDDDALVPWAAIPISVVNNEAHRQLALQMAQKSMTLLQNKQEVLPLSKSASTIAVIGPNADNAPMLWGNYNGTPIRTITILQGIRSKMGAGKVIYDKACDLVENKVTQSYFSESVAAGKTGFKASYWNNRDFAGKPLITQQLSHSFKLTTAGQHEFASGVPLEAFSATYEAVYTALRTEDIVFKCGATGYFELFINDSSIAKYHNWRTLPSRIPYSVEKGKQYRIEIRYAQLNNWQANLEFDFGKEVDIDFSALINRLKGVKTVVFAGGLSTLLEGEEMPVSYPGFKGGDRTDIELPEVQRNCLRALKAAGKTVIFVNCSGSAIALGPETESCDAILQAWYGGESGGQAVADVLFGDYNPSGKLPITFYRSLSQLPDFEDYSMKGRTYRFMSDALFPFGFGMSYTHFSIGEARVGSWASNNHRSLALTIPVVNKGKRSGSELIQVYIRKESDTSGLLKTLRGFKKVTLGAGASMEANIQLPREAFAFYDTALREVAVIPGTYELWYGNSSAEKDLRMIKVMVTDTAIIGSTAGR; encoded by the coding sequence ATGAAAGAACGCAGCATGAAATGGATGCAATATGGCTGGGCAGGATTTTTATTATTGTCTATTGCAGCAACAGGGCAGCAATATCGTTATCAGAACCCGGCATTAAAGCCCAACGAGAGAGCAGCAGATCTCATTCCCAGGCTTACACTTGAGGAAAAAGCAATACTGATGATGGATGAATCGGATGCCATTCCCCGGTTGGGGATCAAACGATTCAGTTGGTGGAGTGAAGCGTTGCACGGGCTGGCAAATAACGACAGCGTTACGGTGTTTCCCGAACCTATAGGCATGGCCGCTTCGTTCGACGATTCGCTGGTGTATCAAATTTTCGATGCTGCTTCGGATGAAACAAGGGCTAAATATCATCATGCGCTTCGCAATGGCAAGACGAGCAAGCGTTTCCTGGGTCTTTCGGTATGGACACCTAACATCAATATCTTCCGCGACCCCCGATGGGGTCGCGGCCAGGAAACTTATGGAGAAGATCCTTACCTGACTTCCCGTATGGGCGTAGCAGTAGTAAAGGGTTTGCAAGGGCCTGCCGATGCCAAATACAGGAAGCTGCTTGCGTGCGCGAAGCATTTTGCCGTGCATTCCGGTCCTGAATGGAGCCGCCATGAACTGAACCTGAACAATGTATCGCCGCGGGATCTGTGGGACACGTACCTGCCGGCTTTTAAATCGCTGGTACAGGAAGCAGAAGTGCGACAGGTGATGTGCGCCTATCAGCGCCTGGATGATGAGCCCTGTTGCGGCAACAGCCGTTTACTACAAACCATTCTGCGGGAGCAATGGAAATTTCCCTACCTGGTAGTATCGGATTGCGGCGCTATTACGGATTTTTATTCCAGCCATAAAGTATCTTCCAATGCCGTACAAGCCGCCTCCAAAGGCGTACTGGCCGGTACAGATGTAGAATGCGTATGGGAAGGATATGCTTTTGCCAATATTCCCGATGCAGTAGCCAGGGGACTTATTACCGTAGCGGAAGTGGATAAACACCTGATGCGTATACTTGCGGCACGCTTTGAACTGGGAGATATGGACGATGATGCCCTGGTTCCGTGGGCGGCTATTCCTATTTCTGTCGTCAACAATGAAGCACACAGGCAGTTAGCGCTGCAAATGGCGCAAAAATCGATGACCTTACTGCAAAACAAACAGGAGGTATTGCCACTATCGAAGTCTGCATCCACGATCGCTGTTATAGGTCCTAACGCCGACAATGCTCCCATGCTCTGGGGCAACTATAACGGTACGCCGATAAGAACCATAACAATACTACAAGGCATTCGCTCCAAAATGGGGGCTGGCAAAGTGATATACGATAAAGCCTGCGACCTGGTAGAAAACAAAGTAACGCAGAGTTATTTCTCCGAGTCAGTCGCCGCAGGCAAAACCGGTTTTAAAGCCAGCTATTGGAATAACCGTGATTTTGCAGGCAAACCATTAATCACCCAACAATTGTCGCATTCCTTCAAACTTACGACTGCGGGTCAGCATGAATTTGCATCCGGAGTGCCTCTGGAAGCATTTTCGGCTACCTATGAGGCCGTATATACCGCGTTGCGCACAGAAGATATTGTTTTTAAATGCGGCGCTACGGGTTATTTCGAACTATTTATCAATGATTCTTCCATAGCGAAGTATCACAACTGGCGTACATTACCGTCCCGTATCCCCTATTCCGTGGAAAAAGGAAAACAATATCGTATTGAAATCCGCTATGCCCAGTTAAATAACTGGCAGGCTAACCTCGAATTTGATTTTGGAAAGGAAGTGGACATCGATTTCAGTGCATTGATCAACCGTTTAAAAGGTGTAAAAACGGTGGTATTTGCAGGCGGGTTGTCTACGCTGCTGGAAGGAGAAGAGATGCCGGTATCTTATCCTGGCTTCAAAGGCGGCGACCGAACCGATATTGAATTACCGGAGGTACAGCGTAACTGTTTGAGAGCATTAAAAGCGGCAGGCAAAACAGTGATCTTTGTCAATTGTTCCGGTTCAGCTATTGCACTGGGCCCTGAAACGGAGAGTTGCGATGCTATTTTACAAGCGTGGTATGGCGGCGAATCCGGTGGACAAGCCGTGGCAGATGTACTTTTCGGCGATTATAACCCGTCTGGTAAACTTCCTATCACCTTTTACAGAAGTCTTTCTCAACTGCCGGATTTTGAAGATTACTCTATGAAAGGCCGGACCTATCGCTTTATGTCGGATGCGCTGTTTCCATTTGGGTTTGGGATGAGTTATACCCACTTTTCCATAGGCGAGGCCCGTGTTGGTTCCTGGGCCAGCAATAACCATCGATCGTTAGCCTTAACCATTCCGGTAGTCAACAAGGGCAAGCGCAGCGGCTCAGAACTAATCCAGGTATATATACGCAAGGAAAGCGATACGAGCGGGTTGTTAAAAACACTGCGGGGATTTAAAAAGGTAACATTGGGTGCGGGTGCTTCCATGGAAGCAAATATTCAACTACCGCGTGAGGCATTTGCTTTTTACGATACAGCCTTGCGGGAAGTGGCTGTGATTCCCGGCACATACGAATTATGGTATGGAAACAGCTCAGCGGAGAAAGATTTACGAATGATAAAGGTTATGGTAACAGATACAGCTATAATTGGATCTACAGCCGGGCGGTAA